The Allorhodopirellula heiligendammensis genome includes a window with the following:
- a CDS encoding DUF7133 domain-containing protein, which yields MSVGRYAVIRFGWLIALAAFYLMFNSVVAEAPAFGVTDSSGSEADYYRIVAIATPQTATDSRDPNWKPADDGIALEVSGIAILDDHRVAVSIRKGEVWILDHAYDESPDKVTFHQFASALHEPLGLLKWKDSLVTVQRTEMTRMVDLDGDEVADLYETLATGWGVSGNYHEYAYGPQADRDGNLWLTLNIGMGFKGDERSRRVTDPVLNVSQSLWRGWAMKREPDGNLVPVCAGMRSPSGIGTNAEGDLFYTDQQGNWVATNALHHLREGVFFHHPESLASMSQPGSTIHDVTNIPGGLPYPEALKQFPAMRPPAVWFPYKKAGQSTTDIVLDHSGGKFGPFANQLFVGEFTQAAMNRVFLEKVDGEYQGACFPFRRGFASAVLRMEQGIDGSLFVGLTNRGWSSLGTASYGLQRLVWTGVTPFEILEMRAKPDGFELQFTTPVELSTASDPNSYAMNSYTYLYHKAYGSDEIQKKPLTIDRAIVASDGLSVRLYTSGLRPHFVHELDARGVRGIHGQPLLHSNAFYTLNAIPKMDPQPTAD from the coding sequence ATGTCGGTCGGCCGATACGCTGTGATCCGATTTGGGTGGTTGATTGCGCTCGCTGCGTTTTACCTGATGTTCAACTCCGTAGTCGCGGAAGCACCCGCTTTCGGTGTCACTGACAGTTCTGGTAGCGAAGCGGACTATTATCGAATCGTTGCCATCGCTACACCGCAAACCGCCACCGATTCGCGTGACCCGAATTGGAAGCCCGCCGATGATGGGATTGCGTTGGAGGTCAGCGGCATCGCAATCCTGGATGACCACCGCGTCGCGGTCTCGATTCGCAAGGGTGAAGTCTGGATCCTTGACCACGCCTACGACGAATCTCCAGACAAGGTGACGTTCCATCAATTCGCTTCGGCGCTTCATGAACCACTCGGTCTCTTGAAGTGGAAAGATTCGTTGGTCACGGTGCAGCGAACTGAGATGACACGGATGGTCGATCTCGATGGTGACGAAGTCGCTGACCTGTACGAGACACTCGCGACCGGTTGGGGCGTGAGCGGGAACTACCACGAGTACGCCTACGGACCACAAGCTGACCGCGATGGCAATTTGTGGCTGACGCTGAATATCGGCATGGGTTTTAAGGGCGACGAGCGAAGCCGGCGTGTCACCGACCCTGTCTTGAATGTGTCGCAATCGCTGTGGCGAGGATGGGCCATGAAGCGAGAGCCTGACGGGAATCTGGTCCCAGTTTGTGCGGGGATGCGTTCACCTTCGGGGATCGGTACCAACGCCGAGGGAGATTTGTTCTACACCGACCAGCAAGGTAACTGGGTCGCGACTAACGCCCTGCACCATCTTCGTGAAGGCGTGTTCTTCCACCACCCGGAATCGCTGGCGTCGATGAGCCAGCCCGGTTCGACGATCCACGATGTAACAAACATCCCCGGCGGGCTGCCCTACCCGGAGGCCTTGAAGCAGTTCCCAGCAATGCGACCGCCAGCGGTTTGGTTTCCCTACAAAAAGGCGGGCCAATCGACCACTGACATCGTGCTCGACCACAGCGGCGGCAAATTTGGTCCGTTCGCAAACCAACTTTTCGTCGGCGAGTTCACTCAAGCAGCGATGAATCGCGTCTTCCTCGAGAAGGTCGATGGGGAATACCAAGGGGCGTGCTTCCCATTCCGCCGTGGCTTCGCCTCGGCGGTCTTGAGGATGGAGCAAGGCATCGACGGAAGTCTCTTTGTCGGATTGACTAACCGGGGATGGAGCAGTTTGGGGACGGCTTCGTACGGACTGCAGCGATTGGTTTGGACCGGAGTGACCCCGTTCGAGATTCTCGAGATGCGCGCCAAGCCGGACGGTTTTGAACTTCAGTTCACGACCCCCGTCGAGCTAAGTACCGCCAGCGATCCCAACTCATACGCGATGAACAGTTACACCTATCTCTATCACAAAGCCTACGGTAGTGATGAGATTCAAAAAAAGCCCCTGACGATCGATCGAGCCATCGTTGCGTCAGATGGCCTGAGCGTTCGGCTCTATACGAGCGGCCTGCGGCCCCACTTCGTACACGAACTCGACGCCCGCGGTGTCCGCGGCATCCACGGTCAGCCACTATTGCATTCCAACGCGTTCTATACGCTCAACGCGATCCCGAAAATGGATCCCCAGCCCACCGCTGACTAA
- a CDS encoding metallophosphoesterase, with translation MRQQIWLTLIVCQIAMILSAAKLQAVDELSPEIKSRFSQASSRSFQRFDPERERTWRGPYFFMQLADTQYGMFTGNEGFEQEAALAQRTVEHINRLRPRFVIVCGDLTNATPNHPRYRAQVNQFHSDFSKIAPEIPLVCVCGNHDVGNRPSSGSIASYREHFGDDYFSFWVGGTFNIVLNSSVLKDPTAAPEVLANQQEWLDQQLRTAVAAKAQHIFVFQHHPLFLEQEDEPDQYFNIPLERRTPLLEQLKLANVRAVLAGHYHRNAYGRAGDMEMITTGPVGRPLGNDPSGFRIVIVDEMKIEHQYWPMDDVPEKVDLP, from the coding sequence ATGCGACAGCAAATTTGGCTCACCCTGATCGTCTGTCAAATCGCGATGATCCTGTCGGCGGCAAAACTCCAGGCTGTCGACGAACTTTCTCCGGAAATCAAATCTCGATTCTCGCAGGCGTCCAGTCGCAGCTTTCAGAGGTTTGATCCTGAACGGGAGCGGACATGGCGAGGGCCTTACTTCTTCATGCAGCTCGCCGATACCCAGTACGGCATGTTCACCGGAAATGAGGGATTCGAGCAGGAAGCCGCGTTGGCTCAACGGACGGTCGAGCACATCAACCGGCTTCGCCCTCGATTCGTAATCGTCTGCGGCGATCTCACCAATGCCACTCCTAACCACCCTCGCTATCGAGCTCAGGTTAACCAGTTCCACAGTGACTTCTCAAAGATAGCCCCCGAAATTCCGCTCGTTTGCGTGTGTGGCAACCACGACGTAGGCAATCGGCCGAGCAGTGGCTCGATCGCGAGCTACCGCGAGCATTTTGGCGATGACTATTTTTCGTTTTGGGTCGGCGGAACCTTCAACATCGTCCTCAATTCCAGCGTTCTGAAGGATCCGACTGCCGCTCCCGAAGTGCTGGCCAACCAGCAGGAATGGCTCGATCAGCAACTGCGAACTGCCGTCGCCGCCAAAGCACAACACATTTTTGTGTTCCAACATCACCCGTTGTTTCTCGAGCAAGAAGATGAGCCGGATCAGTACTTCAACATTCCACTCGAGCGTCGCACGCCGCTGTTGGAGCAACTGAAGCTGGCCAATGTCCGAGCCGTCCTCGCAGGCCACTACCATCGAAACGCGTATGGCCGCGCCGGTGACATGGAAATGATCACGACCGGACCCGTGGGGCGACCGCTGGGCAACGATCCGTCCGGCTTTCGGATCGTGATCGTTGATGAAATGAAGATCGAACACCAATACTGGCCAATGGACGATGTGCCTGAAAAAGTTGACTTGCCGTGA
- a CDS encoding 3-keto-disaccharide hydrolase, with protein sequence MKTIFSLFAGAICTLACCSVSIAADNELTNEERDAGWQLLFNGTDYTGWKCNNGKEIASDVVDHAMQPYESGGYIIIHDKQFGDFIFKCDVKMPEQCNSGIFFRVENPADPVNTGFETQIATGNGTSCHDFGAIYDLVPTTHNASKGSGQWDNVEIRCEGAKFSVKVNGELVCQMNADEFDQPGERAIDGDHKFKLNGKRRAIKDFSRVGYLGFQDHGHPVWYKNVKVLPLTKK encoded by the coding sequence ATGAAGACCATTTTTTCACTATTTGCTGGGGCGATCTGCACACTGGCCTGTTGCAGCGTATCGATCGCTGCGGACAATGAACTCACCAACGAAGAGCGAGACGCTGGCTGGCAGCTCCTTTTTAACGGCACTGACTACACGGGCTGGAAGTGCAATAACGGAAAGGAAATCGCGTCAGACGTTGTTGATCATGCGATGCAGCCGTACGAGTCGGGCGGTTACATCATCATCCATGACAAGCAATTCGGCGACTTTATTTTTAAATGCGACGTCAAGATGCCTGAGCAATGTAATTCCGGGATCTTCTTTCGGGTTGAGAATCCAGCCGATCCCGTGAACACAGGTTTTGAGACGCAAATCGCGACCGGCAACGGCACGAGTTGCCATGACTTCGGTGCCATCTATGATCTGGTGCCAACCACCCATAATGCGTCCAAGGGTTCAGGCCAATGGGACAATGTGGAGATTCGATGCGAGGGCGCAAAGTTTTCCGTCAAGGTGAACGGTGAGTTGGTCTGCCAAATGAATGCCGACGAGTTTGATCAGCCAGGTGAACGTGCGATTGATGGCGATCACAAATTCAAACTAAATGGAAAACGTCGTGCCATTAAGGATTTCTCACGAGTTGGATATCTCGGGTTCCAAGACCATGGGCATCCAGTCTGGTATAAAAACGTCAAAGTCCTGCCACTGACCAAGAAGTAG
- the hflK gene encoding FtsH protease activity modulator HflK, which yields MKFDPDDWRDFDWRDIDWNQVRMLWLGAAFLLVLVVYSCVYTVQAESEGVVQRFGKYVRNAEPGLRFKLPFGIERVSMVPVKRQLKQEFGFGSANATNPNQFSSEQTLERGMVTGDLNAATVEWIIQYRVREPELYLFKVRNPDSTLRALSESVMRTVVGDRTVDEVITVGRQEIEADALIQLQQLVDKYELGLSIDQVQLKNVNPPLPVQRSFNEVNQAQQEREQLINVANGEYNKVVPRASGEAEQKIQAAEGYALKRVNEAEGDVARFNAVMTEYVKAPEVTRQRIYIETMRQIVPNLGKKIILDESASQILPLLQLSTDSTKNP from the coding sequence ATGAAGTTTGATCCTGACGACTGGCGAGACTTTGACTGGCGCGACATCGATTGGAATCAAGTGCGAATGCTTTGGCTCGGCGCAGCATTTCTCCTGGTGTTGGTCGTTTACTCTTGCGTGTACACCGTGCAGGCGGAGTCTGAGGGCGTCGTCCAGCGATTCGGTAAATACGTTCGCAACGCGGAGCCTGGCCTGCGGTTCAAACTGCCCTTCGGGATCGAACGTGTGTCCATGGTACCCGTGAAGAGACAGTTGAAGCAGGAATTTGGATTTGGATCTGCCAATGCGACGAATCCGAACCAGTTTTCATCGGAACAGACCCTCGAGCGCGGCATGGTGACCGGCGACCTCAATGCAGCCACGGTTGAGTGGATCATCCAATACCGCGTGCGTGAACCCGAACTTTACCTGTTTAAAGTTCGCAATCCCGACAGCACTCTGCGAGCGCTTTCTGAGTCTGTCATGCGTACCGTCGTAGGCGATCGAACTGTCGATGAGGTCATTACGGTCGGCCGTCAGGAGATCGAAGCTGATGCCCTGATTCAACTGCAGCAGCTCGTCGACAAGTATGAGTTGGGTTTGAGCATCGACCAGGTGCAACTGAAGAATGTGAACCCGCCACTGCCGGTCCAGCGTTCGTTCAACGAGGTGAACCAGGCTCAACAGGAGCGGGAACAACTCATCAATGTTGCCAATGGCGAGTACAACAAAGTCGTTCCCCGAGCGAGTGGCGAAGCGGAACAAAAGATCCAGGCCGCCGAAGGCTACGCTCTGAAGCGGGTCAACGAGGCTGAAGGCGATGTCGCGCGGTTCAACGCTGTGATGACAGAGTACGTCAAAGCCCCTGAGGTCACCAGACAACGCATCTACATTGAGACCATGCGTCAGATCGTTCCTAATCTCGGCAAAAAGATCATCCTTGACGAAAGCGCCAGTCAGATCTTGCCGCTATTGCAATTGTCCACCGATTCAACAAAGAACCCATGA
- a CDS encoding c-type cytochrome translates to MIDNRIAKIFWMGLLAILNSTIVAAESSVPFVSGFERFGRHDEVDQALAGEVLLSELSCTACHLNERISAKGGPQLNGIARRVSQEWLSDYLASPTSVHPGTTMPDVLSGLSQDSKEEVVAALVAFLSTLDEDLPTIKAGGANPVEFEFWKKGDADRGADLYHQVGCVACHAPEASYHVSEVRESSIDQLLEEFDPEELAEMGLASTARRVESVPHGDLRRKYSRRSLTHFLFQPEHFRPSGRMPNLKLAPHEAADIAAHLLQRGNYASDDKPEGLRSTDHLNDRDMVAPSTNTALVETGRKLFVSLGCANCHQAGNTERQAYIPLADLDLTKAAAACLATGTSSTPHGVESAHRSEALADGDAVRRQYPRYPLDSTQTSAITAAIVDLKSRRQVKNDQSEQADLVDRTLLQMNCYGCHTRDALGGVGRYRKPYFETVGGVDLGDEGRLPPPLSGVGRKLKPEWLKRVFRGDPKTTLRPHMTIRMPKFPHGDVMALADRLGGVDGANTAPASEVFATSTTGAAAKPSGEIGRDLMGIGCIECHSFDGQAMPGVVGVDLTGVPDRVFPAWFHDFVMNPAAIKNRTRMPTFFPEGKSQVPHVLGGNASKQIASMWDYLEHSDRLGIPPKIEAERSKNYQLTPTDHPLMLRTFMNGVGMHAIAVGFPSGENFAMDAQEARLAIGWRGEFLDARSTWFERFSPPIDPLGTEPQPLDTGPSFFKINPVSGTPVAVLAEFLGYQLDSDRVPTFRYRCGGYRIEDRIVPAISGGLRRQIHLHSDQANATEKLLFRIIHGTQVTQDATKHQFHNESGLSVQVLSPNQTPVQKEDWMLPLGAADNLELIYRWQ, encoded by the coding sequence ATGATCGACAATCGCATCGCAAAGATCTTCTGGATGGGTCTGCTCGCAATTCTGAACAGTACGATCGTGGCTGCGGAGAGTTCTGTTCCATTCGTTTCCGGTTTTGAACGATTTGGTCGCCATGATGAGGTTGACCAGGCGCTCGCTGGCGAGGTGTTACTGAGTGAACTGAGTTGCACAGCCTGTCATTTGAACGAGCGGATCAGTGCCAAAGGGGGACCGCAACTCAATGGCATCGCACGCCGAGTTAGTCAGGAGTGGCTAAGTGATTACTTGGCTTCGCCGACATCAGTTCATCCAGGCACGACGATGCCTGACGTGCTATCAGGCTTGTCCCAGGATTCCAAGGAAGAGGTCGTCGCGGCCCTTGTCGCGTTTCTATCAACACTGGATGAGGACCTGCCGACGATCAAGGCGGGGGGTGCCAATCCGGTTGAGTTCGAGTTCTGGAAGAAGGGCGATGCTGATCGCGGAGCCGACCTCTATCACCAGGTCGGCTGCGTGGCCTGCCATGCACCGGAGGCGAGCTACCATGTCTCCGAGGTTCGAGAGTCTTCGATCGATCAACTTCTCGAGGAGTTCGATCCCGAGGAGCTCGCCGAAATGGGCTTGGCAAGTACCGCGCGTCGAGTCGAATCGGTACCACATGGGGATTTGCGTCGGAAGTATTCGCGACGATCGCTAACCCATTTTTTGTTTCAACCCGAACATTTCCGTCCGTCCGGGCGGATGCCCAACCTGAAACTGGCACCCCATGAGGCGGCTGATATCGCGGCGCATCTACTCCAACGAGGAAACTACGCATCGGATGATAAGCCCGAGGGCCTGAGGTCCACCGACCATCTCAATGACCGCGACATGGTCGCACCCTCGACCAACACAGCGTTGGTCGAGACCGGTCGCAAGCTCTTCGTATCATTGGGCTGTGCAAATTGCCACCAGGCAGGAAACACCGAACGTCAAGCCTATATACCACTCGCAGATCTGGATTTGACGAAAGCAGCAGCAGCCTGTCTCGCCACGGGAACCAGCAGCACGCCCCATGGCGTCGAGTCGGCCCATAGATCAGAGGCACTGGCGGACGGCGACGCCGTCCGGCGACAGTACCCGAGGTACCCGCTCGATTCGACACAGACCTCAGCCATCACAGCAGCGATCGTCGATCTGAAATCACGCAGGCAGGTCAAAAACGATCAATCCGAGCAGGCCGATTTAGTCGACCGAACGCTGCTACAGATGAACTGCTATGGTTGTCACACCCGAGACGCGTTGGGAGGTGTTGGCCGATATCGCAAACCCTACTTTGAAACGGTCGGGGGTGTTGATCTGGGGGATGAAGGTCGCTTGCCGCCACCACTTTCCGGAGTCGGTCGCAAGCTCAAACCGGAATGGCTCAAGCGGGTGTTTCGCGGGGATCCCAAGACGACGCTACGTCCGCATATGACGATTCGAATGCCGAAATTCCCACACGGTGATGTAATGGCGCTCGCCGATCGATTGGGTGGCGTCGATGGAGCGAACACCGCACCGGCTAGCGAAGTGTTTGCCACTTCGACGACGGGAGCGGCAGCGAAGCCGAGTGGCGAGATCGGGCGCGACCTGATGGGCATCGGCTGCATTGAATGCCATTCCTTCGACGGCCAAGCGATGCCGGGCGTCGTCGGCGTTGACCTAACTGGCGTGCCCGATCGCGTTTTCCCAGCGTGGTTCCACGACTTTGTCATGAACCCGGCAGCGATCAAGAACCGAACCCGCATGCCGACTTTCTTCCCAGAGGGCAAAAGCCAAGTTCCGCACGTGCTCGGCGGCAACGCGTCAAAACAGATCGCTTCGATGTGGGACTATCTCGAGCATTCCGACCGTCTCGGCATTCCGCCGAAGATCGAGGCCGAACGCTCCAAAAACTATCAACTGACACCGACAGATCACCCGCTGATGCTGCGGACGTTCATGAATGGTGTCGGGATGCACGCCATCGCGGTCGGGTTCCCCTCGGGCGAAAACTTTGCAATGGACGCTCAAGAGGCGCGGCTGGCGATCGGTTGGCGAGGGGAATTTTTGGATGCGAGAAGTACTTGGTTTGAACGGTTTTCTCCGCCTATCGATCCGCTAGGCACTGAGCCGCAGCCCCTCGACACAGGCCCCAGCTTTTTCAAAATCAATCCGGTTAGCGGCACGCCGGTCGCAGTCCTCGCTGAATTTCTTGGCTACCAGCTCGACAGCGATCGTGTTCCCACGTTCCGATACCGATGTGGCGGCTATCGGATCGAGGACCGCATCGTGCCCGCGATTAGCGGCGGATTACGACGCCAGATTCATCTTCACTCTGACCAAGCTAATGCTACCGAGAAACTTCTGTTCCGGATCATTCACGGTACCCAAGTGACCCAGGACGCGACGAAGCATCAGTTTCACAACGAGTCGGGACTCTCAGTGCAAGTGCTCAGCCCAAATCAAACGCCCGTGCAGAAAGAGGACTGGATGCTCCCTCTGGGTGCCGCAGACAATTTGGAGCTTATCTACCGATGGCAATGA
- the hflC gene encoding protease modulator HflC: MMKNAPLTILGGIGLFLLILYFTATYTVDETEQVIITQFGKPVGDPITAAGLHLKLPFVQDVTRIEKRMLEWDGRPNEMPTKDKTYIVVDTFGRWRISDAKQFFLRLRDERSAQSRLDDILGSETRNAIAKHELIEVIRTTKDREPNQDAVLVDAPGNVGRLYPISKGRAKIEEEIYGEAAEKLSDFGIELLDVRFKRINYNESVRQRIYDRMISERQQIAERFRSEGEGEAAKILGKKERDLLKIESEAYKRVQEVQGEADAKASEIYASAYNQSEDSVAFYEFIKTMETYQEMLGGDSTLIMTTGSDIFKFLKHVNPPKQ, encoded by the coding sequence ATGATGAAAAATGCACCACTTACCATTCTGGGCGGAATCGGACTGTTCTTGCTGATTCTGTACTTCACCGCGACCTACACCGTGGACGAGACCGAGCAGGTGATCATCACCCAATTCGGAAAGCCCGTTGGTGATCCGATCACCGCCGCAGGTCTGCACCTCAAACTTCCGTTCGTCCAAGACGTGACGCGGATCGAAAAACGCATGCTTGAGTGGGACGGTCGCCCCAATGAAATGCCCACCAAGGATAAAACCTATATTGTTGTCGACACTTTTGGGCGATGGCGAATTAGTGACGCGAAACAGTTCTTTCTGCGACTGCGAGATGAGCGGAGTGCTCAGTCACGTCTCGACGATATTCTCGGCAGCGAGACTCGCAATGCGATCGCGAAACATGAGCTGATCGAGGTGATCAGGACTACCAAGGACCGTGAGCCTAATCAAGATGCCGTGCTCGTCGATGCTCCCGGAAACGTGGGACGTCTCTATCCCATCTCAAAAGGGCGTGCGAAGATCGAAGAGGAAATCTATGGCGAGGCAGCTGAGAAGCTATCGGATTTTGGCATCGAGCTGCTCGACGTACGATTCAAGCGGATCAACTACAACGAGAGCGTACGTCAGCGAATCTATGACCGCATGATCAGCGAACGCCAGCAGATCGCGGAGCGATTTCGTAGCGAGGGCGAAGGCGAAGCCGCGAAGATCCTTGGAAAGAAGGAACGCGACTTATTGAAAATTGAATCCGAAGCATATAAACGGGTCCAAGAAGTCCAAGGCGAAGCAGACGCGAAGGCCAGCGAAATCTATGCGAGCGCCTACAACCAAAGCGAGGACTCCGTCGCATTCTATGAGTTCATCAAGACGATGGAGACCTACCAAGAAATGCTCGGGGGCGACAGCACGCTAATCATGACCACTGGTAGTGATATCTTCAAATTCCTTAAACACGTCAATCCGCCGAAGCAATAG